Sequence from the Amycolatopsis sp. NBC_00345 genome:
TCACTTCCGGTTCACCCGGCGATGCGGTATTCGGACAGCGCGCACCGTAGGGTTGAGCCATGCGTGAGGCCTACCATGTCGAACTCGAACAGCTCGCCGTCAATCTGGCGGCCATGTCGGTGCAGGTCGCCGATGCGATGGAGCGTGCGACCCAGGCGTTGCTCGAGGTCGACCTCGGGCTCGCGGAGCAGGTGATCAGCGACGACCAGAAGGTCGACGACGCGCGCGCCGAATGCGAGGAGCAGGCGTACGCGCTGCTCGCGCTCCAGGCCCCGGTCGCCACGGATCTGAGGACCGTGCTGGCCGCGATCCACGCCGCGGAGAGCCTGGAGCGGATGGGCGACCTGGCCCTGCACGTCGCCAAGGCCGCGCGGCGCCGCCACCCGGAGCCGGTGCTGCCGGAGTCGGTGCGGCCGGACTTCGCGGAAATGGGCCGCGCCGCGGTCAAGCTGGCGCGCCAGGCCGAGGTGGTCATCAAGACCAAGGACGTCAACGCCGCCAAGGACCTCGAGGCCGACGACGACCAGGTCGACGACATCCACCGTCACCTCTTCACCGTCCTGATGGACCGCGAGTGGCCGCACGGCGTCGCCGCCGCCGTGGACGTCACCCTGCTGGGCCGCTTCTACGAGCGCTACGCCGACCACGCGGTCTCCGTGGCCAAGCGGATGATCTTCGTGGTCACCGGCCGGATGCCGGGCTACGGGTCGGACGAGGACCTGAACCTCTGAGACCGGACAACTGAACGTCGAAGGCCGCCACGAGGGCACCCACCCTCCTGGCGGCCTTCAGTGCGTTACCAGCAAACCCAAGCCAAACAACGAAAAACGGCTCCCCCATCCATTAAGGACAGAGGAGCCGTTCGACGGTCCACAGCGGACTGCTCAGCCGAAGCGGCCCGAGATGTAGTCCTCGGTCGCCTTCTCGTCCGGGTTGGAGAAGATCTTCTCCGTGTCGTTCAGCTCGACGAGCCGGCCGGGCTGGCCGACGCCGGCGAGGTTGAAGAACGCCGTCTGGTCCGAGACTCGGGCGGCCTGCTGCATGTTGTGCGTCACGATGACAATCGTGTACTCCTTCTTCAGCTCACCGATCAGGTCCTCGATCGCGAGCGTGGAGATGGGGTCGAGCGCGGAGCACGGCTCGTCCATCAGGAGCACGTCGGGCTGCACCGCGATGGCGCGGGCGATGCAGAGCCGCTGCTGCTGGCCGCCGGAGAGGCCGCCGCCCGGCTTGTTCAGCCGGTCCTTGACCTCGTTCCACAGGTTGGCCCCGCGTAGCGCGCGCTCGGCGATCTCGTCGAGCTGCTTGCGGTTGCTGGTGCCGGCCAGGCGAAGCCCGGCCACCACGTTGTCCTTGATGGACATAGTGGGGAACGGGTTCGGGCGCTGGAACACCATGCCGATCGTGCGGCGGACCGAGACCGGGTCCACAGTGGACGAGTAGATGTCCTCGCCGTCGAGCAGCACCTCGCCCTCCACCCGCGCGCCCGGGATCACCTCGTGCATCCGGTTCAGCGTGCGCAGCACGGTCGACTTGCCGCAGCCGGACGGCCCGATGAACGCGGTGACGTTGCGCGGCGGCACCTGGAGGGTGACGCCGTCCACGGCGTGGAACTTGCCGTAGTAGATGTCTACGTCCTTGACGTCGATTCGCTTGGCCATGACTCACTTCTTCTTCGGGGCGACGATGCGGGAGATCAGGGTGGCGAGCAGGTTGATCACGGCGATGATCAGCACCAGGGTCAGTGCCGCGCCCCAGATCCGGTCGAAGCCGACGCTGCCGGGGTCCATCGAGTTCGTGACGCGCTCGTTGTTCATCACCAGCGGCAGGGCGGCCTGCTCACCGCTGAAGATGTCCCAGTGCACGTAAGAGGAGTAGCCCACGAGCACCAGCAGCGGCGCGGTCTCGCCCATCACGCGGGCGAGCGCCATCATGATGCCGCCGATGATGCCGGACATCGCCGTCGGCAGCACGATCTTCATGATCGTCTTCCACTTCGGCACGCCCAGCGCGTAGGAGGCCTCACGCAGGTCGTCCGGCACGATCCGGAGCATCTCCTCCGACGAGCGGACGACCACCGGGATCATCAGCAGCACCAGCGCGAGCGACACGGCGAAACCGCTGCGCGGCAAGCCAAGCGTGGTGATCCACAGCGCGTAGATGAACAGAGCGGCCACAATGGACGGAACGCCCGAGAGGATGTCCACCATGAACGTGGTGGCCGTCGCGAGCTTCCCACGGCCGTACTCGACCAGGTAGATCGCGACCAGCATGCCGATCGGCACGGCGATGATCGCGCACACCAGGCCCTGCAGCAGGGTGCCGATGATGGCGTGCAGCACACCGCCACCGACCTGGTCACTCAGCACGGCGCCGAAGTCCTGCGTCCACCAGTTGCTGTACGGCAGACGCCTGATGCCGTTCGCGACCACCGTGTAGAGCACCCACACCAGCGGCACCACGGCGACCAGGAACGACAGCCACACCAGCACGGTGGCGAGGCCGTTCTTCGCTTTCCGGGCCAGGCTCACCTGCTGGAAGGCCGGCGCGGTGGCGGGGCGTTCGAGCGTTGCGGACATGCTCAGTCCCCCTTCTTGCCGATGATGGACCGGGCCGCGAAGTTGACCACGAAGGTCAGCACGAACAGCACCAGGCCGGCCGCGATGTACGCGCCGGCCGACGTCGCGTTGTTGAACTCGCTGTAGTTGGCGGCGATCTTGGAGGCGAACGTCGCGCCGCCGTCGAACACGCTCCAGTCGAAGTTCCGCCCGACCGGGATCAGCAGGATCACCGCCAGGGCGATCGTCTCACCGAGCGCGCGGCCGAGGCCGAGCATCGACGCGCCGATGTAACCCGCCTTGCCGAACGGCAGCACCGTGGTGCGGATGACCTCCCAGCGCGTCGCGCCGAGCGCCAGCGCGCCTTCGATGTGCGTGGTCGGCGTGCGCTCGAAGACCTCGCGCGAGAGCGAGGTGATGATCGGCAGGATCATCACGGCGAGCACGATGCCCGCGGTGAAGATCGTGCCGCGCACGCTGGGCGCGACGTTGCCGGGCGCGAAGATCGGGATCCACGAGAACGTGCTGTTCACCCACTGCGCGAACGGCTCGATCGCGGGCGCGAACACCAGGATGCCCCACAGCCCGAAGATGATCGACGGGACCGCCGCGAGCAGGTCGATGACGTACGCGAACGGGCGGGCCAGCCGCTTCGGCGCGTACTGCGTGAGGAACAGCGCGATGCCGAGTGAGACGGGCATCGCGATCACCAGTGCGACCAGCGACGTCGCCACGGTGACCTCGAGCAGGTCGGCGATGCCGAACGACATGTTCGCCGGGTCGTTGGTGGACCACCCGTGGTTGAACAGGAAGTTCGCCTTGTCGGCCCGCAGCGCCGGGATGGCCTGCACGATCAGGAAGATCCCGATCAGGGCGATCAAGGCCACGATGAACACGCCGGCCCCGGTGGTCAGGTTCTGGAAGATGCGGTCACCGGCCCGCACCTTCTTCGGCTTTTTGCTCGCGGGCGGCGACTCGGGCGCCGGCGCGGCTGGTGTGTCCGAAATCGGATCCTCCGGTAACGCTCGGGCGGACGACGA
This genomic interval carries:
- the pstC gene encoding phosphate ABC transporter permease subunit PstC, coding for MRAGDRIFQNLTTGAGVFIVALIALIGIFLIVQAIPALRADKANFLFNHGWSTNDPANMSFGIADLLEVTVATSLVALVIAMPVSLGIALFLTQYAPKRLARPFAYVIDLLAAVPSIIFGLWGILVFAPAIEPFAQWVNSTFSWIPIFAPGNVAPSVRGTIFTAGIVLAVMILPIITSLSREVFERTPTTHIEGALALGATRWEVIRTTVLPFGKAGYIGASMLGLGRALGETIALAVILLIPVGRNFDWSVFDGGATFASKIAANYSEFNNATSAGAYIAAGLVLFVLTFVVNFAARSIIGKKGD
- the pstA gene encoding phosphate ABC transporter permease PstA — translated: MSATLERPATAPAFQQVSLARKAKNGLATVLVWLSFLVAVVPLVWVLYTVVANGIRRLPYSNWWTQDFGAVLSDQVGGGVLHAIIGTLLQGLVCAIIAVPIGMLVAIYLVEYGRGKLATATTFMVDILSGVPSIVAALFIYALWITTLGLPRSGFAVSLALVLLMIPVVVRSSEEMLRIVPDDLREASYALGVPKWKTIMKIVLPTAMSGIIGGIMMALARVMGETAPLLVLVGYSSYVHWDIFSGEQAALPLVMNNERVTNSMDPGSVGFDRIWGAALTLVLIIAVINLLATLISRIVAPKKK
- the phoU gene encoding phosphate signaling complex protein PhoU, with protein sequence MREAYHVELEQLAVNLAAMSVQVADAMERATQALLEVDLGLAEQVISDDQKVDDARAECEEQAYALLALQAPVATDLRTVLAAIHAAESLERMGDLALHVAKAARRRHPEPVLPESVRPDFAEMGRAAVKLARQAEVVIKTKDVNAAKDLEADDDQVDDIHRHLFTVLMDREWPHGVAAAVDVTLLGRFYERYADHAVSVAKRMIFVVTGRMPGYGSDEDLNL
- the pstB gene encoding phosphate ABC transporter ATP-binding protein PstB produces the protein MAKRIDVKDVDIYYGKFHAVDGVTLQVPPRNVTAFIGPSGCGKSTVLRTLNRMHEVIPGARVEGEVLLDGEDIYSSTVDPVSVRRTIGMVFQRPNPFPTMSIKDNVVAGLRLAGTSNRKQLDEIAERALRGANLWNEVKDRLNKPGGGLSGGQQQRLCIARAIAVQPDVLLMDEPCSALDPISTLAIEDLIGELKKEYTIVIVTHNMQQAARVSDQTAFFNLAGVGQPGRLVELNDTEKIFSNPDEKATEDYISGRFG